Genomic window (Streptomyces sp. NBC_01431):
CGAGCGAGAGGCCCTCGCCGCCGAAGACGGCGTTCATGAGGCCCTGGCGGTTGAGGCCGCCGATGCGCTGCACCCCGTACTCGATGCCTTCCTCGAAGGCGACGATGCAGCCCGTGTCGACCTCGATGCGGCCACCGAAGTCGGCCGGATTGAGGTCGATGAAGTTGCCCGCACCGCAGATGATCACGGTGCCGGTGCCGGTGAACTTCTCCAGGATGAAGCCCTCGCCGCCGCTCATGCCGGTGCGGCCGCCCTGGAAGGCGATGCCGAAGTCGACGGTGGACTCGGCGGCCACGAAGGCGTCCTTCTCGGCGAACCAGGCGCGGTTTCCGGTGAGTTCGAGGGCGCGCATCTCGCCGGGCAGCACGCCGGCGAAGCCGACGGTGCCCTCGCCGCCGGTGGAGGTGAAGTACTGGAAGGCGAGCGATTCACCGGCGAGCGCGCGCTGGCCGACCTGCATGGCGGTGCCCATGGCCTGGCGCAGCATGCCCCCCATGCCGCCGCCCTGGTCCGCTTGGCCGCTGCGGCCGCGGTCGGGTCCGGACAGGCGCGTCTCCATGCTGACGTTGGCCGTCTTGAACAGGAACTTGCCCGCCTCGCAGTACACGGTCTGGCCGGGGGTGAGGTTCACGACGGCCATCTGCATGGCGTTGCCGACGATCTCTTGCTGAAGGGTCACGGCCGGGTCTCCTGAGTGCGCGGGGTGCTTGCCGCTGGTCAACGTACGACACGAAGTGCCGGGTTCCGAGAGCCGGGCCTCGGCGTCCGATGACCGCCAGCGCGGGGGTGCGGAGGCCGCTTTCCTTGAACCCGCAACCACTACTGGTCACCGGCCGAACGGCCGACGGGGAAGGACCCATCATGAACGCGCTCAACGGCAAGAAGGCCCTGGTCACGGGCGGCAGCCGGGGCATCGGGGCAGCCATCGCGGTGCGGCTCGCCCAGGAGGGCGCCGATGTCGCCGTCACCTACGTACAGGGCGAGGAGGGCGCCCGGGAGGTCGTCGCGAAGATTGAGGCGATGGGGCGGCGCGGGGTCGCGCTGCGCGCGGACCTGGCGCTGGCCGAGGACGCGGTGGCCTCGGTCGAGCGGGCCGAACAGGCCCTCGGCGGTCTCGACGTCCTGGTCAACAACGCGGGGGTCGGGGTGCTCGGGCCGCTCGGCGACATCACGCTCGGCGATGTCGACCGGGTGCTCGCGGTGAACGTGCGCGGCGTCTTCCTCGCCTCCCGGACGGCGGCGGCCCGCATGCCGCACGGCGGCCGGATCGTCACGATCGGCAGCTGCATGGCCCAGCGGGTACCGGGCCCCGGCGGCACGCTGTACGCGATGAGCAAGGCGGCGCTCATCGGGCTCACGAAGGCGCTGGCGCGGGAGCTGGGGGGCCGCGGCATCAACGCGACCCTGGTGCACCCGGGCCCCATCGACACCGACATGAACCCGGCGGACGGACCGACGGCACCGGCGCAGAGCGCACTGACGTCGCTCGGGCGGTACGGGGTGGCGCAGGAGGTCGCCTCGATGGTGGCGTACCTCGCCGGGGCGGAGGCGTCGTACGTGACGGGCGCCGAGC
Coding sequences:
- a CDS encoding AIM24 family protein; this translates as MTLQQEIVGNAMQMAVVNLTPGQTVYCEAGKFLFKTANVSMETRLSGPDRGRSGQADQGGGMGGMLRQAMGTAMQVGQRALAGESLAFQYFTSTGGEGTVGFAGVLPGEMRALELTGNRAWFAEKDAFVAAESTVDFGIAFQGGRTGMSGGEGFILEKFTGTGTVIICGAGNFIDLNPADFGGRIEVDTGCIVAFEEGIEYGVQRIGGLNRQGLMNAVFGGEGLSLATLEGNGRVILQSLTIEGLANALKKAQGGDKQGPTGGLFSTHAG
- a CDS encoding SDR family NAD(P)-dependent oxidoreductase, whose protein sequence is MNALNGKKALVTGGSRGIGAAIAVRLAQEGADVAVTYVQGEEGAREVVAKIEAMGRRGVALRADLALAEDAVASVERAEQALGGLDVLVNNAGVGVLGPLGDITLGDVDRVLAVNVRGVFLASRTAAARMPHGGRIVTIGSCMAQRVPGPGGTLYAMSKAALIGLTKALARELGGRGINATLVHPGPIDTDMNPADGPTAPAQSALTSLGRYGVAQEVASMVAYLAGAEASYVTGAELTVDGGYAA